A window from Synechococcus sp. RSCCF101 encodes these proteins:
- the leuS gene encoding leucine--tRNA ligase translates to MTDRSPASQTSRYEPARIEPLWQQRWQEQGLDATPDPAGPSDVQGEPFYALSMFPYPSGSLHMGHVRNYVITDVIARTRRLQGRRVLHPMGWDAFGLPAENAAIERGVDPTTWTDTNIAQMRGQLQRLGLSIDWSREEATCRPDYYRWTQWLFLQFLDAGLAYRREATVNWDPVDQTVLANEQVDSEGRSWRSGALVEQRQLRQWFLRITDYAEPLLQDLEQLSGWPERVRTMQANWIGRSVGAEVSFPCPAAAQPITVFTTRPDTLFGATYLVLAPDHPLVEGLTSPDRRDAVAAFVAEVARESEQERTAEHRPKRGVPLGATALHPLTREALPVWIADYVLREYGTGAVMGVPAHDERDHAFAGLHGLPAPVVIRPPESDSSAAGATGPAAEAGQAYTQPGILCGSGRFDGLASEEAKSAIVAALEERGAGRQRITYRLRDWLISRQRYWGCPIPVVHCPSCGVVPVPEDQLPVLLPSGVPLSGRGGSPLAQDSEWLETTCPTCGGPAHRETDTMDTFMCSSWYFLRFCDAGNDRRPFDREAVDRWMPVDQYVGGIEHAILHLLYARFFTKVLRDRGLIGVTEPFRRLLTQGMVQGLTYRSPSSGRYVASPSQGPDGEPQDPDTGETLEVVFEKMSKSKGNGVDPAGVIDRFGADTARMFILFKAPPEKDLEWDDADVEGQHRFLLRLWRLIAQAAEAGLSLPAGPLPAGEGLSPDERELRRAVHAAIAAISEDLGDQLQLNTAIAELMKLSNALAPALEPRSEALSPAVLEEALEALLLMLSPFAPHLAEELWQRLGGVGSVHRQRWPVLDPTALTRDTLDLVIQVKGKVRGSVQVPAGADRSELERLALASEVARRWLGDAAPRRVIVVPGKLVNLVP, encoded by the coding sequence GTGACAGACCGCAGCCCCGCCAGCCAGACCTCCCGCTACGAACCGGCCCGCATCGAGCCCCTCTGGCAGCAGCGCTGGCAGGAGCAGGGCCTGGATGCGACCCCCGATCCGGCCGGGCCGTCCGATGTGCAGGGCGAGCCGTTCTATGCCCTGTCGATGTTCCCCTACCCCTCGGGGAGCCTGCACATGGGCCATGTGCGGAACTACGTGATCACCGATGTGATCGCCCGCACCCGCCGGCTGCAGGGGCGCCGCGTGCTGCACCCGATGGGCTGGGACGCCTTCGGTCTGCCGGCGGAAAATGCGGCGATCGAGCGGGGCGTGGATCCGACCACCTGGACGGACACCAACATCGCCCAGATGCGCGGCCAGCTGCAGCGTCTCGGGCTCTCGATCGACTGGTCGCGCGAGGAAGCCACCTGCCGCCCCGACTACTACCGCTGGACCCAGTGGCTGTTTCTGCAGTTCCTCGATGCCGGCCTGGCCTACCGCCGCGAGGCGACCGTCAACTGGGACCCGGTGGATCAGACGGTGCTGGCCAACGAACAGGTGGACAGTGAGGGCCGCAGCTGGCGCTCCGGTGCCCTGGTGGAACAGCGCCAGCTGCGGCAGTGGTTTCTGCGCATCACCGACTACGCCGAGCCGCTGCTGCAGGACCTGGAACAGCTCTCCGGCTGGCCGGAACGGGTGCGCACCATGCAGGCCAACTGGATCGGCCGCTCCGTCGGCGCCGAGGTGTCCTTCCCCTGCCCGGCCGCCGCTCAGCCGATCACGGTGTTCACCACCCGGCCCGACACCCTCTTCGGCGCCACCTATCTGGTGCTCGCCCCGGACCATCCCCTCGTGGAGGGCCTTACCAGTCCCGATCGCCGGGACGCGGTGGCGGCCTTCGTGGCGGAGGTGGCCCGCGAGAGCGAACAGGAGCGCACGGCGGAGCATCGGCCCAAGCGGGGCGTGCCCCTCGGGGCCACGGCGCTCCACCCCCTGACCCGGGAGGCCCTGCCGGTCTGGATCGCGGATTACGTGCTGCGGGAGTACGGCACCGGAGCGGTGATGGGGGTGCCGGCCCATGACGAACGCGACCACGCCTTCGCCGGCCTGCACGGTCTGCCGGCCCCGGTGGTCATCCGTCCGCCCGAGTCGGACTCCTCAGCGGCCGGCGCCACCGGCCCGGCGGCCGAGGCCGGTCAGGCCTACACCCAGCCGGGCATCCTCTGCGGCTCCGGCCGCTTCGACGGGCTGGCCTCCGAGGAGGCCAAATCGGCGATCGTGGCGGCTCTGGAGGAGCGGGGTGCCGGCCGCCAGCGGATCACCTACCGGCTGCGCGACTGGCTCATCTCCAGGCAGCGCTACTGGGGCTGCCCGATCCCCGTGGTCCATTGCCCCTCCTGCGGTGTGGTGCCCGTTCCGGAGGATCAGTTGCCGGTGCTGCTTCCCAGCGGCGTGCCGCTGAGCGGCCGGGGCGGCTCGCCGCTCGCCCAGGACAGCGAATGGCTGGAGACCACCTGCCCCACCTGCGGTGGCCCGGCCCATCGGGAGACGGACACCATGGACACCTTCATGTGTTCCTCTTGGTATTTCCTCCGCTTCTGCGACGCCGGCAACGACCGCCGACCGTTCGATCGTGAGGCGGTCGACCGCTGGATGCCCGTCGATCAGTACGTCGGCGGCATCGAGCACGCCATCCTCCACCTTCTCTATGCCCGCTTCTTCACCAAGGTCCTGCGCGACCGCGGCCTGATTGGGGTCACCGAACCCTTCCGCAGGCTGCTGACGCAGGGCATGGTGCAGGGCCTCACCTACCGCAGTCCCAGCAGCGGCCGCTATGTGGCGAGTCCGAGTCAGGGCCCGGACGGCGAACCGCAGGACCCGGACACCGGCGAGACGCTGGAGGTGGTGTTCGAGAAGATGTCGAAATCCAAGGGCAACGGCGTGGACCCGGCCGGCGTGATCGACCGCTTCGGAGCCGACACCGCCCGCATGTTCATCCTGTTCAAGGCGCCGCCGGAGAAGGATCTCGAGTGGGATGACGCCGACGTGGAGGGGCAGCACCGCTTCCTGCTGCGGCTCTGGCGCCTGATCGCCCAGGCCGCTGAAGCCGGCCTGAGCCTGCCGGCCGGCCCCCTCCCCGCCGGCGAGGGGCTCAGCCCGGATGAGCGGGAGCTGCGCCGCGCGGTTCATGCCGCCATCGCGGCCATCAGTGAGGACCTCGGCGATCAGCTGCAGCTCAACACGGCCATCGCCGAGCTGATGAAGCTCAGCAATGCCCTGGCTCCGGCTCTCGAGCCACGCTCCGAGGCCCTCTCCCCGGCGGTGCTGGAGGAAGCCCTCGAGGCCCTGCTCCTGATGCTCTCCCCGTTCGCTCCCCATCTGGCCGAGGAGCTCTGGCAGCGGCTGGGCGGTGTGGGCAGCGTGCACCGCCAGCGCTGGCCGGTGCTCGATCCCACCGCCCTCACCCGCGACACGCTCGATCTGGTGATTCAGGTCAAGGGCAAGGTTCGCGGCAGCGTGCAGGTGCCGGCCGGTGCCGATCGCAGCGAGCTGGAACGCCTGGCCCTCGCCAGCGAGGTGGCCCGCCGCTGGCTGGGCGATGCCGCACCGCGGCGCGTCATCGTCGTTCCCGGCAAGCTGGTGAACCTTGTTCCCTGA